A genomic region of Pseudomonas sp. KU43P contains the following coding sequences:
- a CDS encoding FMN-binding glutamate synthase family protein, protein MSLSLLSRYAFFAACVLFTLASLPFLHHEWLWPFTLASALLSLVGVVDLLQQRHAVRRNYPILGNIRYLVEGIRPEIRQYLLEADSDALPFSRAQRSLVYARAKNEASDKPFGTLIDVYESGFEFIGHSMRPAPLADPASFRTIIGGPQCSQPYSASIFNISAMSFGSLSANAIRALNQGAKLGNFHHDTGEGSISPYHREHGGDLVWELGSGYFGCRTADGRFDPERFATQARSPQVRMIEIKMSQGAKPGHGGILPKHKVTKEIADTRGVLMGEDCISPSRHSAFSTPIEMMQFIAQLRELSGGKPVGFKFCLGHPWEFMGIAKAMLETGILPDFIVVDGKEGGTGAAPVEFTDHIGVPLREGLLFVHNTLVGLNLRDKIKLGASGKIVSAFDIASVLAIGADWANSARGFMFAIGCIQSQSCHTNKCPTGVATQDPLRQRALVVPDKAQRVLNFHHNTLRALAEMLAAAGLEHPAQLEAKHLVRRVSATEIKLFSQMHVFLKPGELLTGEVDGQFYSRMWQMARADSFEPHTDVAA, encoded by the coding sequence ATGAGCCTGTCACTTCTCAGTCGCTACGCCTTTTTCGCTGCTTGTGTACTGTTCACCCTGGCGAGTCTGCCGTTCCTCCATCACGAATGGCTGTGGCCATTCACCCTGGCTAGCGCGCTGCTCAGCCTGGTCGGCGTGGTCGATCTGCTGCAGCAACGTCACGCGGTGCGCCGCAATTACCCAATCCTTGGCAACATTCGCTACCTGGTCGAAGGCATCCGCCCGGAAATTCGCCAGTACCTGCTGGAGGCCGACAGCGATGCCCTGCCCTTCTCACGCGCCCAGCGCTCGCTGGTTTACGCGCGGGCCAAGAACGAGGCTTCGGACAAACCGTTCGGTACCTTGATCGACGTGTATGAGTCCGGTTTCGAGTTCATCGGCCATTCCATGCGCCCGGCACCGCTGGCCGACCCGGCAAGTTTCCGCACCATCATCGGTGGCCCGCAATGCAGCCAGCCGTACTCGGCGTCGATCTTCAACATTTCCGCCATGAGCTTCGGCTCGCTCAGCGCCAACGCTATCCGCGCGCTGAACCAGGGCGCCAAGCTGGGCAACTTCCACCATGACACCGGCGAAGGCAGCATCAGCCCCTATCACCGCGAACACGGCGGCGACCTGGTCTGGGAGCTGGGCAGCGGCTACTTCGGTTGCCGCACGGCGGACGGGCGCTTCGACCCTGAACGCTTCGCCACCCAGGCACGTAGCCCGCAGGTGCGGATGATCGAGATCAAGATGAGCCAGGGTGCCAAACCCGGCCACGGCGGCATCCTGCCCAAGCACAAAGTGACCAAGGAGATCGCCGACACCCGCGGCGTGCTGATGGGCGAGGACTGCATTTCGCCATCACGCCACAGCGCTTTCTCCACACCGATCGAAATGATGCAGTTCATCGCACAGCTGCGTGAGCTGTCGGGCGGAAAACCAGTGGGCTTCAAGTTCTGCCTCGGCCACCCGTGGGAGTTCATGGGCATCGCCAAGGCCATGCTGGAAACCGGCATCCTGCCCGATTTCATCGTCGTCGACGGCAAGGAAGGCGGTACCGGTGCCGCGCCGGTGGAATTCACCGACCACATCGGAGTGCCGCTGCGCGAGGGCCTGCTGTTCGTGCACAACACCCTGGTCGGCCTGAACCTGCGCGACAAGATCAAGCTCGGCGCCAGCGGCAAGATCGTCAGCGCCTTCGATATCGCCAGCGTACTGGCCATCGGTGCGGACTGGGCCAACTCGGCACGGGGCTTCATGTTCGCCATCGGCTGCATCCAGTCGCAGAGCTGCCACACCAACAAATGCCCGACTGGCGTGGCCACCCAGGACCCGCTGCGCCAACGGGCGCTGGTGGTGCCGGACAAGGCCCAGCGGGTATTGAACTTCCACCACAACACCCTGCGCGCCCTGGCCGAGATGCTCGCCGCGGCGGGTCTGGAGCATCCGGCGCAGCTGGAAGCCAAGCACCTGGTGCGGCGTGTTTCGGCCACCGAAATCAAGCTGTTCTCGCAGATGCATGTGTTCCTCAAGCCAGGGGAGTTGCTGACCGGCGAGGTGGACGGGCAATTCTATTCGCGCATGTGGCAGATGGCGCGGGCGGACAGTTTCGAGCCACACACCGACGTGGCGGCCTGA
- a CDS encoding glycosyltransferase family 39 protein — MTVSPRWQPKRATVGLAAITLPNRGWLLLMLGILVLSVALRLYRIEVPVLWLDEAFSVKLSSMAPGQILLHTGRDVHPPLYYLLLHYWIAAFGDGLLAVRGFSVLAGVLSVLLAMAIALRLANPRAAVITGLFMALLPITVRYSQEVRMYSLLGMWLLAATLLLMMWVQAQHRRRYLLIYAVLLTAALYTHYFAVLCAAAHWLYLLPMRNGRGQRLVRSPDWWLCNVAIALAFLPWLPQLNEQMTRSSGALNWIAPVSGNTLPSALWQFMALQPGTEHGWPVFWLLPVAVAALCMAAVKHDKLPAKPRLLILLFFCLPLLTAWLASYALPVFMPRYLLFSAAGLAILLAVTVDGIARRSPVGAAVLVILCVSLQSAGLGRLYQGKVELNGKTVWGRIKVASLLDQVNAHWRDGDVMVVDSLFWYYSVEYYNKTGSEPRLYQYGQSGDNSGTSPTSYNWETLLYPRSEQIYVVDPRQLSAKSGRVWWIQGPASSRGANQLPPAWTLQARYIAGDIQALLFEVPPAAGHGGTSSAVDQAATSVCGSKLSARAICHMRE, encoded by the coding sequence ATGACAGTTTCGCCACGATGGCAGCCGAAACGCGCAACCGTGGGCCTGGCGGCGATCACCCTGCCGAACAGAGGGTGGCTGCTACTGATGCTCGGCATCCTCGTGCTCAGCGTTGCGCTGCGGCTCTATCGCATCGAGGTGCCGGTGCTTTGGCTCGACGAGGCATTCAGTGTCAAGTTGAGCAGCATGGCGCCGGGGCAGATTCTTCTGCATACCGGGCGCGACGTGCATCCTCCGCTGTATTACCTGTTGCTGCACTACTGGATCGCAGCGTTTGGTGATGGTCTGCTCGCCGTGCGCGGGTTCAGTGTTTTGGCGGGGGTGCTGTCGGTTTTGCTGGCAATGGCTATCGCGCTGCGTCTGGCAAACCCGCGTGCCGCGGTGATAACCGGGTTGTTCATGGCGTTGCTTCCCATCACCGTGCGCTACAGCCAGGAAGTGCGGATGTATTCCCTGCTTGGCATGTGGCTGCTGGCGGCAACCCTTCTACTCATGATGTGGGTACAGGCGCAGCATCGTCGGCGCTATCTGCTGATTTATGCGGTTTTGCTGACGGCAGCGCTCTACACCCACTATTTTGCCGTGCTGTGCGCGGCGGCTCACTGGCTGTACCTGTTGCCGATGCGCAACGGCAGAGGGCAGCGCCTGGTGCGCTCGCCTGACTGGTGGTTATGCAATGTGGCCATCGCGCTCGCCTTCCTTCCCTGGTTGCCGCAACTCAACGAGCAGATGACGCGTAGCAGCGGTGCGCTGAACTGGATTGCGCCGGTGAGCGGGAATACCCTGCCTTCGGCACTTTGGCAATTCATGGCGCTCCAGCCTGGCACCGAGCATGGGTGGCCAGTGTTCTGGCTGCTGCCTGTTGCGGTGGCTGCGCTCTGCATGGCTGCTGTCAAACATGACAAGTTGCCTGCCAAACCTCGCCTGCTGATCCTGCTCTTCTTCTGCCTGCCATTGCTCACAGCCTGGCTGGCGTCCTACGCACTGCCGGTGTTCATGCCGCGCTATCTGCTCTTCAGCGCGGCGGGGCTGGCGATTCTGCTGGCGGTGACGGTAGATGGCATTGCCAGACGCTCGCCTGTCGGCGCCGCTGTACTGGTCATCTTGTGCGTTTCTTTGCAATCCGCAGGTCTTGGACGGCTCTATCAAGGCAAGGTCGAGCTCAATGGCAAGACGGTCTGGGGACGCATCAAGGTGGCGTCACTGCTCGATCAGGTCAATGCCCACTGGCGAGACGGCGATGTAATGGTGGTGGACTCGTTGTTCTGGTACTACAGCGTGGAGTACTACAACAAGACGGGCAGTGAGCCGCGGCTGTATCAATATGGTCAGTCGGGGGACAACTCTGGAACCTCCCCTACCAGCTACAACTGGGAAACCTTGCTTTATCCCAGGTCTGAACAGATCTACGTGGTCGATCCGCGACAACTGAGCGCGAAGTCCGGGCGAGTCTGGTGGATACAAGGCCCCGCCAGCTCGAGAGGTGCAAACCAATTGCCGCCGGCCTGGACGCTACAGGCGCGATACATTGCCGGCGATATCCAGGCCTTGCTGTTCGAAGTTCCCCCTGCAGCTGGCCATGGTGGAACTTCTTCCGCTGTTGATCAGGCCGCCACGTCGGTGTGTGGCTCGAAACTGTCCGCCCGCGCCATCTGCCACATGCGCGAATAG
- a CDS encoding glycosyltransferase family 2 protein, translating to MVISLIVPVFNEEQSIRPFYDAVRQALNGETARVEVIFVNDGSQDDTERQIRQLVAGDPDVMLVDLSRNFGKEAALFAGLEMAEGDVMIPIDVDLQDPVEVIPLLIEEWRAGFDVVLAKRRDRSSDTYLKRLSAGGFYFLLNRISQIHIEENVGDFRLLDRKVVEVIKSMPEQQLFMKGMLSWAGFSTAVVEYERAPRTQGGSRFNAWKLWNLALDGITSFSTVPLRLWSYVGGVIAITAFAYAALLVLDKLILGNPVPGYPSLMTAILFLGGVQLIGIGVLGEYIGRIYMESKHRPRYVVKGTLGRNATQGGRSVFKEQR from the coding sequence ATGGTTATTTCGCTGATCGTGCCGGTGTTCAATGAAGAACAGTCGATCCGACCTTTCTACGACGCGGTTCGCCAGGCATTGAACGGTGAAACCGCTCGGGTCGAGGTGATCTTCGTCAACGATGGCAGTCAGGACGATACCGAGCGGCAGATTCGTCAGCTGGTTGCCGGCGACCCGGATGTCATGCTGGTCGACCTGTCGCGAAACTTCGGCAAGGAGGCGGCACTGTTCGCCGGCCTGGAAATGGCCGAGGGCGACGTGATGATTCCGATCGACGTAGACCTGCAAGACCCGGTGGAGGTCATTCCGTTGCTGATCGAAGAGTGGCGAGCCGGCTTCGATGTGGTACTCGCCAAGCGCCGCGATCGATCCAGTGATACCTACCTCAAGCGCCTTTCGGCTGGGGGGTTCTACTTCCTGCTCAATCGCATCTCGCAAATCCATATCGAAGAAAATGTCGGCGACTTCCGCTTGCTCGATCGCAAGGTCGTGGAAGTGATCAAGTCGATGCCAGAGCAGCAACTGTTCATGAAAGGCATGTTGTCGTGGGCAGGGTTCAGCACGGCGGTCGTCGAATACGAGCGCGCGCCGCGAACCCAAGGAGGCAGCCGCTTCAATGCCTGGAAACTGTGGAACCTGGCGTTGGATGGCATTACCTCGTTCAGCACCGTGCCACTACGGCTGTGGAGCTACGTGGGGGGCGTCATTGCCATCACGGCGTTTGCTTACGCGGCGTTGCTGGTCTTGGACAAGCTCATCCTGGGCAACCCCGTGCCTGGATATCCCTCTCTCATGACGGCCATCCTGTTTCTGGGCGGGGTCCAGCTGATTGGAATCGGTGTCCTTGGGGAATACATCGGTCGCATCTACATGGAGTCCAAGCACCGACCGCGTTATGTCGTCAAAGGCACGCTGGGGCGCAATGCGACTCAGGGTGGCCGCAGTGTATTCAAGGAACAACGATGA